The following are encoded in a window of Planctomycetaceae bacterium genomic DNA:
- a CDS encoding DUF2157 domain-containing protein: protein MAGQDDKIKWLYTEMEKWAREGVIGVAQMQSIKNLYPQPQIKKSVPWALLVFSGIGAVIIGLGVILLFAYNWDKMGKYAKLSVVFGSLIIAHFTGITIFIRSQRFKGIGESLCVLGTMLFGAGIWLVAQIYHIDEHYPNAFLFWGLGAMLMAWTMPSVIQAILAAVLFTIWAACESGNFSCSVPYVFILLAALLPVAYGKSSRLLITILLLAFSISAIFVVSSYDNYMSGEMVLPVLLGLFSLYIAAGVIHQKVVKYDLLAPYYFFVGLAGYFITLYILGFSDVLREVVNIRNLLNAGVLLYWFVPSGIAFLGWCYVLKRILVKDSFRFFSYDLFFVPLMPFLIFYFCFGTMHAFQWVLAAILNLVFLVHAVTMMGRGCMNAYLMPTIFGSLLLIAIMIARFIDFVDNLALRGVIFLVVGILIFSQGFFYVRAKKEKALQENK, encoded by the coding sequence ATGGCCGGTCAGGACGACAAAATAAAGTGGCTGTATACAGAGATGGAAAAGTGGGCACGTGAGGGTGTTATCGGTGTCGCACAGATGCAATCCATCAAGAATCTTTATCCCCAACCGCAAATCAAAAAATCTGTTCCATGGGCGTTATTAGTTTTCTCCGGAATTGGTGCGGTGATTATTGGTTTGGGAGTTATTTTGCTCTTTGCGTACAATTGGGACAAGATGGGGAAATACGCGAAATTATCCGTTGTATTCGGTTCACTTATCATTGCACATTTTACCGGCATTACGATTTTCATACGCAGTCAGCGATTTAAAGGTATTGGCGAATCATTGTGCGTTCTTGGAACGATGCTTTTCGGTGCCGGCATTTGGCTTGTCGCGCAGATATATCATATAGATGAACATTATCCGAATGCGTTTTTATTCTGGGGTCTTGGCGCGATGCTGATGGCATGGACAATGCCGTCGGTTATTCAGGCGATTCTTGCGGCTGTTCTGTTTACGATTTGGGCTGCGTGTGAAAGCGGAAATTTTAGTTGTTCGGTTCCGTACGTCTTTATTCTACTGGCAGCCTTATTACCGGTAGCATACGGTAAATCTTCAAGATTACTGATTACTATTTTGCTTTTGGCATTTTCTATATCTGCGATTTTTGTTGTATCATCTTACGATAACTACATGAGTGGGGAGATGGTTTTGCCGGTATTGCTTGGGCTTTTCTCGTTATATATTGCTGCCGGGGTAATTCACCAGAAAGTTGTTAAATATGATTTGCTTGCACCGTATTATTTCTTCGTTGGTTTGGCAGGATATTTTATTACGCTCTACATTTTAGGGTTTTCCGACGTACTCCGGGAAGTTGTAAACATCAGGAATCTTTTGAATGCAGGTGTTTTGCTTTATTGGTTTGTGCCTTCCGGAATTGCCTTTTTAGGCTGGTGCTATGTTCTCAAAAGAATTTTAGTGAAAGATTCGTTTAGATTCTTTTCTTACGATTTGTTCTTTGTACCGCTGATGCCTTTTTTAATTTTCTATTTTTGTTTTGGCACAATGCACGCTTTTCAATGGGTTCTGGCTGCAATATTAAATCTCGTTTTTCTGGTACACGCGGTAACTATGATGGGCAGAGGTTGTATGAATGCGTATCTGATGCCGACGATTTTCGGCTCACTGCTTCTTATTGCAATTATGATAGCCAGATTTATAGATTTTGTAGATAATCTTGCCCTTCGCGGTGTGATATTTCTTGTTGTCGGAATTCTTATTTTTAGTCAGGGGTTTTTCTATGTGCGTGCGAAAAAAGAAAAAGCCTTGCAGGAAAATAAATGA